A window of Verrucomicrobiia bacterium contains these coding sequences:
- a CDS encoding FG-GAP-like repeat-containing protein: MKGFINGVVLVIGLVLGAIISTEGAVKKLNQSFEAGGVIQSAEFAGGSNVSTIVYLARPDALSQVSLFAVPITGGAPVDLSGNVVGGVLSFKVTSGGDQVVYLARKDNALVAELYSVPIGGGASVKLNGALTGSGNVVDFQLSRDGTQVVYRADQTTDEVFELFVVPVGGGAATQVNTPLVAGGDVTENYGFSPSGSNVVYVADQDTDDIMELYSVMLGVPGSLKISNFLAPMEDVLDFKFFPTTDRVVYRANHFGGAFRLWGVDVDGNNFTGAGITPTPVMGGNVASDYAVLSDGSQVVYISDQEVVGQNEIYIIPATGGIIFAKLNQPLAPGGDVSDFSIVNAKKAVVYRADQQSLNLKELFSSPLIDFTVDKVQKINPDIPADRSIVSFQITSNGEVAVYRSNQDSIGAIELYRVAFNGENFAKINPSLAAGGGVVDFRVSPDSSKVVYWADQDVVGTVELYIADLTSLSSDYDQDGKNDILIQSKKTLQLLTRKEGDAFQTVDFPTPLSGKQKVLASDDLDGDGKPEIVFGQGKSISIVTVQSDLQQQAAAVSAPVLSKGFKLTASGRIGANPIFVSSKGKKLEVLVNGQKVTGEVEKGNKVFGFEKVNGQPSILLNKGSAISALGLVAQSNQFILGTSLQLGNVTKGAKPSGVTALSSNTVEVITRKGKEVRAFTLPASGEGTVIFNAPKKVKVLGPR, translated from the coding sequence ATGAAAGGGTTTATTAATGGCGTTGTTTTGGTGATTGGGTTAGTTTTGGGAGCCATTATTTCAACGGAAGGGGCGGTTAAAAAGCTCAATCAGTCTTTTGAGGCGGGAGGTGTTATCCAATCGGCAGAATTTGCTGGGGGTTCGAATGTGTCTACGATTGTTTATCTTGCTCGACCGGATGCATTAAGTCAGGTGTCTCTTTTTGCAGTTCCGATAACGGGGGGAGCACCGGTTGATTTAAGTGGCAATGTTGTGGGTGGCGTTTTGAGTTTTAAGGTAACATCGGGCGGAGATCAGGTAGTTTATCTTGCTCGAAAAGATAATGCTTTAGTGGCGGAGCTTTATAGCGTTCCGATTGGTGGAGGAGCTTCAGTCAAATTAAATGGGGCTTTAACTGGAAGCGGTAATGTTGTGGATTTTCAATTAAGTCGTGATGGAACGCAGGTGGTTTATCGCGCTGATCAGACTACCGATGAAGTTTTCGAGCTTTTTGTAGTGCCAGTGGGAGGTGGAGCTGCAACCCAAGTCAATACACCCTTAGTGGCCGGGGGAGATGTTACGGAAAATTATGGTTTTAGTCCCAGTGGATCGAATGTGGTTTATGTAGCAGATCAAGACACGGATGATATCATGGAGCTTTATAGCGTGATGCTTGGAGTGCCTGGCTCTTTGAAGATTAGCAATTTTCTCGCTCCGATGGAAGATGTATTAGATTTCAAGTTTTTCCCTACCACGGATCGGGTGGTGTATCGTGCCAATCATTTTGGGGGCGCTTTTCGTTTATGGGGAGTAGATGTGGATGGCAATAATTTTACAGGCGCTGGTATTACACCCACTCCGGTGATGGGAGGCAATGTAGCGAGCGATTATGCTGTTTTAAGCGACGGAAGTCAGGTGGTTTATATATCAGATCAAGAAGTTGTGGGTCAAAATGAGATTTATATTATTCCGGCTACAGGTGGTATAATTTTTGCCAAGCTTAATCAACCTCTTGCCCCTGGTGGTGATGTCAGTGATTTTTCCATTGTGAACGCAAAGAAAGCTGTTGTGTATCGTGCCGATCAACAGTCGTTAAATTTAAAAGAGCTGTTTAGTTCTCCTTTGATTGATTTTACCGTAGATAAGGTGCAAAAAATTAATCCTGATATTCCAGCGGATCGTTCGATTGTTTCTTTTCAGATTACTTCTAATGGTGAAGTGGCTGTTTATCGCTCGAATCAAGACTCGATAGGTGCTATTGAACTTTATCGAGTGGCTTTCAATGGGGAAAATTTTGCGAAAATTAATCCATCTTTAGCGGCTGGTGGTGGTGTTGTGGATTTTCGAGTCAGTCCCGATTCTTCCAAGGTGGTTTATTGGGCTGATCAGGACGTTGTAGGAACTGTTGAATTATACATTGCCGATTTAACCAGCTTAAGTTCAGACTATGATCAGGATGGCAAAAATGATATTCTCATCCAAAGTAAGAAAACTTTGCAGCTTTTGACTCGTAAAGAAGGAGACGCCTTCCAAACGGTTGATTTTCCCACACCCTTATCTGGAAAACAAAAGGTGCTTGCTAGTGATGATTTAGACGGTGACGGCAAACCAGAAATTGTTTTTGGACAGGGTAAATCGATTAGTATTGTGACAGTTCAGTCGGATTTACAGCAGCAAGCTGCTGCCGTTTCGGCCCCTGTGTTAAGCAAAGGTTTTAAATTAACAGCCTCGGGTCGTATTGGGGCTAATCCCATTTTTGTTTCTTCAAAGGGCAAAAAGTTAGAGGTTTTAGTTAATGGTCAAAAAGTAACAGGTGAAGTGGAAAAAGGAAATAAAGTCTTTGGATTTGAAAAAGTTAATGGACAGCCTTCCATTTTGTTGAATAAAGGAAGTGCGATCAGCGCTTTGGGTTTGGTAGCTCAGTCCAATCAATTTATTTTGGGAACTTCTTTACAGTTGGGTAATGTCACAAAAGGCGCCAAACCATCTGGTGTTACGGCGTTGAGCTCCAATACTGTTGAGGTGATTACCAGAAAAGGCAAGGAGGTTCGGGCGTTTACCTTGCCGGCATCCGGCGAGGGAACGGTTATTTTTAACGCTCCGAAGAAAGTTAAAGTTTTAGGGCCTCGTTAA